In the genome of Neodiprion pinetum isolate iyNeoPine1 chromosome 2, iyNeoPine1.2, whole genome shotgun sequence, one region contains:
- the LOC124210968 gene encoding neurogenic locus notch homolog protein 3 isoform X4 encodes MKRSLGKMEYMQIAVLLAMLFAGFANGQGCDTYTCGTNAKCTISEGRPVCSCLNLHMGDPLVQCVRVECQINEDCLGSRACLNNKCIDPCPGFCGLNAECHTRDHVPTCTCLARYTGDPYTSCRIADPQAACKPSPCGLNTKCEVINEVPRCTCLPGYQGSPLSGCRHECESDAECSNHLACSSNFKCENPCQCGDGANCEVINHRPKCTCPNNWLGSPYVACRPECTYHSDCPQSKPACLNQKCANPCEGVCGINANCQLRDITPICSCPKDMTGDPFVSCRPFEPLDLCQPNPCGINAVCTPGHDNTGKERPVCTCPTGYIGNALISCQRGECLSDNECPDNRACIDFSCQNPCTGRQCGPSATCSPRRHIAVCTCPDGTRGDALVTCNPIDSRSSFNYARYYRYK; translated from the exons ATGAAG AGGAGCTTAGGAAAAATGGAGTATATGCAGATTGCAGTTCTGCTAGCGATGCTGTTCGCTGGATTTGCGAATGGACAGG GTTGCGACACCTACACTTGCGGAACGAACGCAAAGTGTACGATCAGCGAAGGCCGCCCGGTTTGTTCTTGCCTCAACCTCCACATGGGGGATCCTCTCGTCCAATGCGTACGGGTTGAGTGCCAAA TTAATGAAGATTGCTTGGGGAGCCGAGCTTGTTTGAACAACAAATGTATCGATCCGTGTCCCGGTTTCTGCGGTCTAAATGCAGAATGTCACACCAGGGACCACGTTCCCACATGTACTTGTCTTGCCCGATACACCGGTGATCCTTACACGTCGTGTCGCATCGCCGATCCTC AGGCTGCTTGCAAGCCCAGTCCATGTGGTCTAAACACGAAGTGCGAGGTGATCAATGAGGTTCCAAGATGCACTTGCTTACCGGGATATCAGGGATCCCCGTTGTCTGGATGTCGGCACGAGTGCGAGAGCGACGCAGAGTGTTCGAACCATTTAGCTTGCTCAAGTAATTTCAAGTGCGAGAATCCATGCCAATGTGGGGACGGAGCCAACTGCGAAGTAATCAATCATCGGCCCAAGTGTACTTGCCCCAAC AATTGGTTGGGAAGCCCGTACGTTGCCTGTCGCCCAGAATGCACGTATCATTCGGATTGTCCGCAAAGTAAGCCGGCTTGCCTTAACCAAAAATGTGCCAATCCTTGCGAAGGGGTGTGCGGTATCAACGCCAACTGTCAACTTCGTGACATAACTCCGATCTGTAGCTGCCCCAAGGACATGACTGGTGATCCCTTCGTCAGCTGTAGACCATTCGAACCTC TTGACTTGTGCCAGCCGAATCCTTGTGGAATTAACGCAGTTTGTACGCCGGGTCATGATAACACTGGCAAAGAAAGGCCAGTGTGCACGTGCCCTACAGGGTACATTGGAAATGCATTGATCAGCTGTCAGCGGGGAGAGTGTTTATCCGACAATGAATGCCCTGATAATCGAGCCTGCATCGACTTCTCTTGCCAGAATCCTTGCACAGGAAGACAATGCGGACCGAGTGCCACTTGCAGTCCGAGACGACACATCGCTGTGTGCACATGTCCAGACGGCACACGAGGCGATGCTCTTGTCACCTGTAACCCAATTGACTCAAGATCGTCCTTCAATTACGCCAGATACTACAGATATAAGTAA
- the LOC124210968 gene encoding neurogenic locus notch homolog protein 3 isoform X2, whose product MKRSLGKMEYMQIAVLLAMLFAGFANGQGRQQRILSQAGVSYISNYLPRYVSGCDTYTCGTNAKCTISEGRPVCSCLNLHMGDPLVQCVRVECQINEDCLGSRACLNNKCIDPCPGFCGLNAECHTRDHVPTCTCLARYTGDPYTSCRIADPQAACKPSPCGLNTKCEVINEVPRCTCLPGYQGSPLSGCRHECESDAECSNHLACSSNFKCENPCQCGDGANCEVINHRPKCTCPNNWLGSPYVACRPECTYHSDCPQSKPACLNQKCANPCEGVCGINANCQLRDITPICSCPKDMTGDPFVSCRPFEPLDLCQPNPCGINAVCTPGHDNTGKERPVCTCPTGYIGNALISCQRGECLSDNECPDNRACIDFSCQNPCTGRQCGPSATCSPRRHIAVCTCPDGTRGDALVTCNPIDSRSSFNYARYYRYK is encoded by the exons ATGAAG AGGAGCTTAGGAAAAATGGAGTATATGCAGATTGCAGTTCTGCTAGCGATGCTGTTCGCTGGATTTGCGAATGGACAGGGTAGGCAACAACGAATTCTCAGCCAAGCTGGTGTTTCCTACATTTCCAATTACCTACCCAGATACGTTTCGG GTTGCGACACCTACACTTGCGGAACGAACGCAAAGTGTACGATCAGCGAAGGCCGCCCGGTTTGTTCTTGCCTCAACCTCCACATGGGGGATCCTCTCGTCCAATGCGTACGGGTTGAGTGCCAAA TTAATGAAGATTGCTTGGGGAGCCGAGCTTGTTTGAACAACAAATGTATCGATCCGTGTCCCGGTTTCTGCGGTCTAAATGCAGAATGTCACACCAGGGACCACGTTCCCACATGTACTTGTCTTGCCCGATACACCGGTGATCCTTACACGTCGTGTCGCATCGCCGATCCTC AGGCTGCTTGCAAGCCCAGTCCATGTGGTCTAAACACGAAGTGCGAGGTGATCAATGAGGTTCCAAGATGCACTTGCTTACCGGGATATCAGGGATCCCCGTTGTCTGGATGTCGGCACGAGTGCGAGAGCGACGCAGAGTGTTCGAACCATTTAGCTTGCTCAAGTAATTTCAAGTGCGAGAATCCATGCCAATGTGGGGACGGAGCCAACTGCGAAGTAATCAATCATCGGCCCAAGTGTACTTGCCCCAAC AATTGGTTGGGAAGCCCGTACGTTGCCTGTCGCCCAGAATGCACGTATCATTCGGATTGTCCGCAAAGTAAGCCGGCTTGCCTTAACCAAAAATGTGCCAATCCTTGCGAAGGGGTGTGCGGTATCAACGCCAACTGTCAACTTCGTGACATAACTCCGATCTGTAGCTGCCCCAAGGACATGACTGGTGATCCCTTCGTCAGCTGTAGACCATTCGAACCTC TTGACTTGTGCCAGCCGAATCCTTGTGGAATTAACGCAGTTTGTACGCCGGGTCATGATAACACTGGCAAAGAAAGGCCAGTGTGCACGTGCCCTACAGGGTACATTGGAAATGCATTGATCAGCTGTCAGCGGGGAGAGTGTTTATCCGACAATGAATGCCCTGATAATCGAGCCTGCATCGACTTCTCTTGCCAGAATCCTTGCACAGGAAGACAATGCGGACCGAGTGCCACTTGCAGTCCGAGACGACACATCGCTGTGTGCACATGTCCAGACGGCACACGAGGCGATGCTCTTGTCACCTGTAACCCAATTGACTCAAGATCGTCCTTCAATTACGCCAGATACTACAGATATAAGTAA
- the LOC124210968 gene encoding neurogenic locus notch homolog protein 3 isoform X3, whose amino-acid sequence MKGTFIWPKETNHCVFEKARSLGKMEYMQIAVLLAMLFAGFANGQGCDTYTCGTNAKCTISEGRPVCSCLNLHMGDPLVQCVRVECQINEDCLGSRACLNNKCIDPCPGFCGLNAECHTRDHVPTCTCLARYTGDPYTSCRIADPQAACKPSPCGLNTKCEVINEVPRCTCLPGYQGSPLSGCRHECESDAECSNHLACSSNFKCENPCQCGDGANCEVINHRPKCTCPNNWLGSPYVACRPECTYHSDCPQSKPACLNQKCANPCEGVCGINANCQLRDITPICSCPKDMTGDPFVSCRPFEPLDLCQPNPCGINAVCTPGHDNTGKERPVCTCPTGYIGNALISCQRGECLSDNECPDNRACIDFSCQNPCTGRQCGPSATCSPRRHIAVCTCPDGTRGDALVTCNPIDSRSSFNYARYYRYK is encoded by the exons ATGAAG GGAACCTTCATCTGGCCCAAAGAAACAAATCATTGCGTTTTCGAAAAAGCA AGGAGCTTAGGAAAAATGGAGTATATGCAGATTGCAGTTCTGCTAGCGATGCTGTTCGCTGGATTTGCGAATGGACAGG GTTGCGACACCTACACTTGCGGAACGAACGCAAAGTGTACGATCAGCGAAGGCCGCCCGGTTTGTTCTTGCCTCAACCTCCACATGGGGGATCCTCTCGTCCAATGCGTACGGGTTGAGTGCCAAA TTAATGAAGATTGCTTGGGGAGCCGAGCTTGTTTGAACAACAAATGTATCGATCCGTGTCCCGGTTTCTGCGGTCTAAATGCAGAATGTCACACCAGGGACCACGTTCCCACATGTACTTGTCTTGCCCGATACACCGGTGATCCTTACACGTCGTGTCGCATCGCCGATCCTC AGGCTGCTTGCAAGCCCAGTCCATGTGGTCTAAACACGAAGTGCGAGGTGATCAATGAGGTTCCAAGATGCACTTGCTTACCGGGATATCAGGGATCCCCGTTGTCTGGATGTCGGCACGAGTGCGAGAGCGACGCAGAGTGTTCGAACCATTTAGCTTGCTCAAGTAATTTCAAGTGCGAGAATCCATGCCAATGTGGGGACGGAGCCAACTGCGAAGTAATCAATCATCGGCCCAAGTGTACTTGCCCCAAC AATTGGTTGGGAAGCCCGTACGTTGCCTGTCGCCCAGAATGCACGTATCATTCGGATTGTCCGCAAAGTAAGCCGGCTTGCCTTAACCAAAAATGTGCCAATCCTTGCGAAGGGGTGTGCGGTATCAACGCCAACTGTCAACTTCGTGACATAACTCCGATCTGTAGCTGCCCCAAGGACATGACTGGTGATCCCTTCGTCAGCTGTAGACCATTCGAACCTC TTGACTTGTGCCAGCCGAATCCTTGTGGAATTAACGCAGTTTGTACGCCGGGTCATGATAACACTGGCAAAGAAAGGCCAGTGTGCACGTGCCCTACAGGGTACATTGGAAATGCATTGATCAGCTGTCAGCGGGGAGAGTGTTTATCCGACAATGAATGCCCTGATAATCGAGCCTGCATCGACTTCTCTTGCCAGAATCCTTGCACAGGAAGACAATGCGGACCGAGTGCCACTTGCAGTCCGAGACGACACATCGCTGTGTGCACATGTCCAGACGGCACACGAGGCGATGCTCTTGTCACCTGTAACCCAATTGACTCAAGATCGTCCTTCAATTACGCCAGATACTACAGATATAAGTAA
- the LOC124210968 gene encoding neurogenic locus notch homolog protein 3 isoform X1 — translation MKGTFIWPKETNHCVFEKARSLGKMEYMQIAVLLAMLFAGFANGQGRQQRILSQAGVSYISNYLPRYVSGCDTYTCGTNAKCTISEGRPVCSCLNLHMGDPLVQCVRVECQINEDCLGSRACLNNKCIDPCPGFCGLNAECHTRDHVPTCTCLARYTGDPYTSCRIADPQAACKPSPCGLNTKCEVINEVPRCTCLPGYQGSPLSGCRHECESDAECSNHLACSSNFKCENPCQCGDGANCEVINHRPKCTCPNNWLGSPYVACRPECTYHSDCPQSKPACLNQKCANPCEGVCGINANCQLRDITPICSCPKDMTGDPFVSCRPFEPLDLCQPNPCGINAVCTPGHDNTGKERPVCTCPTGYIGNALISCQRGECLSDNECPDNRACIDFSCQNPCTGRQCGPSATCSPRRHIAVCTCPDGTRGDALVTCNPIDSRSSFNYARYYRYK, via the exons ATGAAG GGAACCTTCATCTGGCCCAAAGAAACAAATCATTGCGTTTTCGAAAAAGCA AGGAGCTTAGGAAAAATGGAGTATATGCAGATTGCAGTTCTGCTAGCGATGCTGTTCGCTGGATTTGCGAATGGACAGGGTAGGCAACAACGAATTCTCAGCCAAGCTGGTGTTTCCTACATTTCCAATTACCTACCCAGATACGTTTCGG GTTGCGACACCTACACTTGCGGAACGAACGCAAAGTGTACGATCAGCGAAGGCCGCCCGGTTTGTTCTTGCCTCAACCTCCACATGGGGGATCCTCTCGTCCAATGCGTACGGGTTGAGTGCCAAA TTAATGAAGATTGCTTGGGGAGCCGAGCTTGTTTGAACAACAAATGTATCGATCCGTGTCCCGGTTTCTGCGGTCTAAATGCAGAATGTCACACCAGGGACCACGTTCCCACATGTACTTGTCTTGCCCGATACACCGGTGATCCTTACACGTCGTGTCGCATCGCCGATCCTC AGGCTGCTTGCAAGCCCAGTCCATGTGGTCTAAACACGAAGTGCGAGGTGATCAATGAGGTTCCAAGATGCACTTGCTTACCGGGATATCAGGGATCCCCGTTGTCTGGATGTCGGCACGAGTGCGAGAGCGACGCAGAGTGTTCGAACCATTTAGCTTGCTCAAGTAATTTCAAGTGCGAGAATCCATGCCAATGTGGGGACGGAGCCAACTGCGAAGTAATCAATCATCGGCCCAAGTGTACTTGCCCCAAC AATTGGTTGGGAAGCCCGTACGTTGCCTGTCGCCCAGAATGCACGTATCATTCGGATTGTCCGCAAAGTAAGCCGGCTTGCCTTAACCAAAAATGTGCCAATCCTTGCGAAGGGGTGTGCGGTATCAACGCCAACTGTCAACTTCGTGACATAACTCCGATCTGTAGCTGCCCCAAGGACATGACTGGTGATCCCTTCGTCAGCTGTAGACCATTCGAACCTC TTGACTTGTGCCAGCCGAATCCTTGTGGAATTAACGCAGTTTGTACGCCGGGTCATGATAACACTGGCAAAGAAAGGCCAGTGTGCACGTGCCCTACAGGGTACATTGGAAATGCATTGATCAGCTGTCAGCGGGGAGAGTGTTTATCCGACAATGAATGCCCTGATAATCGAGCCTGCATCGACTTCTCTTGCCAGAATCCTTGCACAGGAAGACAATGCGGACCGAGTGCCACTTGCAGTCCGAGACGACACATCGCTGTGTGCACATGTCCAGACGGCACACGAGGCGATGCTCTTGTCACCTGTAACCCAATTGACTCAAGATCGTCCTTCAATTACGCCAGATACTACAGATATAAGTAA